The genome window TAATCGAGCCGGATGCGGACTTCTTCCGCTATTTTGCGGACCCGAAGGGGACGGCTAAATAGTCGCAGACCTCCATTTTCGCGCATAAACAGGTACAATAACCCCGTCGGGCATCATTCCATGATGCCCGCTTTTTTTGAAAATTATGATGTGGCAAGACTTATGGGCCGCCCTGGCTCTGGTACTGGTGATCGAGGGCTTGTTGCCCTTTATCAGCCCCAGCGGCATGCGCAGCGCCTGGCAACAAATGACGCAGATGGACGATAAGACCCTGCGCCTCACCGGTCTGGTAAGCATGATCGCCGGCCTGGTGGTATTGGGCCTGGTGCGTTAGCCACGAACACGAGACGAATCCGTACAGACACATGGCTGGAAACGTGACACCCAAAAATGATCGCTGGCTGCTGCCCGAAGGCATCGTCGAGCTGTTGCCGGCCCAGGCGCAACAACTAGAACAGTTGCGCCGCCGTCTGCTCGACACCTTCAACGGTTGGGGCTATGAACTGGTGATGCCGCCGCTGATCGAATATCTGGAATCCCTGCAGGTCGGCACCGGTAACGATCTCGATCTGCAAACCTTCAAACTCACCGACCAGCTCACCGGCCGCCTGATGGGGGTGCGCGCCGACATGACGCCGCAAGTGGCGCGCATCGATGCCCACGTGCTCAAGCGCGACCTGCCCACCCGGCTGTGTTACATCGGCCCGGTGCTGCATACCCGCCCCTCCGGTTTCGCACGCGCGCGCGCGCCGCTGCAGGTGGGGGCCGAACTCTACGGCCACGCCGGTATCGAGAGCGACGTGGAGATCCTGCGCCTGATGGTGGAGACCCTGAAACAGGCCGGCGTGGACAACATCCACATCGATCTGGGCCACGTCGGTATCTACCGCGAACTGGTGAAGGAGGCCGGTCTCAGCGCCGAGCAGGAAGTCACCTTGTTCGAGGCCCTGCAGCGCAAGGCCAAACCCGAGATAGACGCCTGCCTGGCGCAGTGGTCGGTCAAGCAGCCGCTGCGCCGCCAGCTCGCAGGCTTAGTGGATCTGAACGGCGACCGTTCCGTCTTGGAGCGCGCGCGCGAGGTGTTCGGCAATGCCGGCGCCGGCGTGCAGGCCGCGCTGGAGAACCTGACCCGCATCGCCGAAACGGCCGCGCGCCATATCGGCGACCTGCCTTTGTATTTTGATCTGGCCGAACTGCGCGGCTATCGCTATCAGACAGGCGTCGTGTTCGCCGCCTTTGTCCCCGGCCACGGTCAGGAGATCGCCCGCGGCGGCCGCTACGACGACATCGGCAAGGCCTTCGGCCGTGCCCGGCCGGCCACCGGTTTCAGCAGCGATCTCAAGACCCTGGTGGCCCTGAGTCAAAATCATCCGCCCACGCCGGCGGGGATCTTCGCCCCGGCGGTGGAGGATGCCGCCTTAGATGCTAAAATCGCCCAGCTGCGCGCACAGGGAGAGCGTGTCGTCGCCATGCTGCCGGGCCAGACCGGCGAGGCCGCGGATTTCGGCTGCGACCGTCGGCTGGCGCAGGGTGACACGGGTTGGGATGTAATGTCTGTTTAGCGGCTAAGCCACTTTAGCCACAATCTTTTTTAAATGGTGAACAACAATGAGCAGTGGTAAGAACATAGTTGTCATCGGCACCCAATGGGGCGATGAAGGCAAGGGCAAGATCGTCGATCTGCTGACCGACAAGGTCGCGGCCGTGGTGCGGTTTCAGGGCGGCCATAACGCCGGGCACACCCTGGTGATCAACGGCGAGAAGACGGTCCTGCATCTGATTCCTTCCGGCATCCTGCGCCAAAACGTGCAATGCCTGATCGGCAACGGTGTCGTGCTGTCCCCCGAAGCTTTGCTCACGGAGATCGAAGGCCTGGAGGCCAAGGGCGTGCCCGCGCGCGAGCGCCTCAAGATCAGCCCCTCCTGCCCCTTGATCCTTTCTTATCATGTCGCCCTCGACCAGGCGCGTGAAAAGGCGCGCGGCAAGCTGGCCATCGGCACTACCGGCCGCGGCATCGGCCCGGCCTATGAAGACAAAGTGGCCCGTCGCGGCCTGCGTGTCGACGACCTGTTCCACCGCGAGCGTTTCGCCGCCAAGCTGGGCGAGGTTCTCGATTATCACAATTTTGTTCTGCAGAACTACTACAAGACCGACCCGGTGGATTTTCAGCAAGTCCTGGAGCAGAGCATGAGCTGGGCCGAAGAGCTGGAGCCCATGGCGGCCGATGTCACCGGTATGCTGCACGCGTATCACGACCGCGGCGAAGACGTGCTCTATGAAGGCGCTCAGGGGGCCTTGCTCGACATCGACCATGGCACCTATCCCTTTGTCACCTCGTCCAACACCACCGCCGGTGGCGCCGCGACCGGCAGTGGCATGGGGCCGCGCGAATTGGACTACGTCATCGGCATTACCAAGGCCTACACCACCCGCGTCGGCGCCGGCCCGTTTCCCACCGAACTGTTCGACGAAATGGGCGAACACCTGGCCAGCCGCGGTCACGAATTCGGCTCCACCACCGGGCGTGCGCGCCGCTGCGGCTGGTTCGATGCCGTCGCCCTGCGCCGCTCCAACCAGATCAACAGTGTCACCGGGCTGTGCATCACCAAGCTTGATGTGCTCGACGGCCTCGACACCATCCGCATCTGCGTCGGCTACAACTGCAACGGGCAGGAATACAACTCAGCCTCCCTGGCCGCCGAAGTGCTGCAAGAGTGCCAACCGGTCTACGAAGACATGCCCGGCTGGAAGGAATCCACCGTCGGGGTCAAACGCTATGAAGAGCTGCCCGAAAGCGCGCGCGCTTATCTTAAACGTATCGAAGAGATCGTCGGTGTGCCGATTGACATCATCTCCACCGGGCCGGACCGGGAGGAGACCATTGTGCTCAGGAACCCGTTCGAGGACTAGCCCGGACCGATCCCGGTTGTGAAAAAGGCCGCAGCGCTGGCAATGCGCTGCGGCCTTTCGCTTTGAGGGACTGTGCCCACCCTTGGTCTATCACGGCTCAGGCGTGTCTTCGCGCTCCCCTTCACTCAAAGCGTAGTTGACAGCTAGGCCTTGTGCTCCGGCGCGGCGTCTACGAACACGAATCCTGCGCCTGCTCCCACGATCCCGGTGAGAAAGGCGGGCGCGAATTACTTGTCCTTGAACGCCTTGGCAATACGATCACCAACATCCCTATCGACCTTGCGCCAATACTCAAAGGCGCGCTCGAGCACGGCTTGAGTAACCCCGTCCTTGAGGTGGCCCACGACGTTCGAGACCAACCGATCCCTGGCGGCGGCGTCCATGACTTCGCGAACCAGGGTGCCGGGCTGGACAAAGTCGTCATCGTCCTCGTGCGGCGTGTAGGCGGCGTGCATGAACTCGCCACTGGCCTCCCATTTTTCCACGTAGGGATAGCGCTCGGGATCGGCCTGTGGGCCGCCCTTGGAATTCGGCGCGTAGACCGGATCGCTGACGTTCTGCACCCGCATCGCGCCGTCTTTGCTATAGCTGTGCACCGGCACTTGCGGCGAGTTGACCGGGATTTGTTTGTAGTTGACGCCGAGGCGCGCGCGATGGGCGTCGGCGTAGGAGAAGACGCGCGCCAGCAGCATCTTGTCCGGGCTGACACCGATGCCGGGCACCAGGTTGTTGGGCTCGAAGGCGGCCTGTTCGATCTCGGTGTGGAAGTCGGTGGGGTTGCGCGTGAGTGTCAACCGGCCGACCTCCATAGTCGGATAGTCGCTGTGCGGCCAGACCTTGGTCAGGTCGAAGGGGTTGAAGCGATAGTCTTTGGCATCGTCGAAGGGCATAATCTGCACCTTCAGGGTCCAGCTCGGGTGGTCGCCGCGTTGGATAGCGTCGAACAGGTCGCGACGGTGATAATCGGAATCCTCGCCGGCGATCCGGTCGGCGTCTGCCTGGGTGAGGAAGTCGATTCCCTGATCGGTCTTGAAGTGATACTTCACCCAGAAGCGCTGGCCCTTGGCATTGACCCACATGTAGGTGTGGCTGGAGTAACCGTTCATGTGCCGGTAGCTTTTGGGAATGCCGCGGTCACCCATCAGCCAGGTGACCTGGTGGGCCGACTCGGGTGACAGGGTCCAGAAATCCCACTGCATGTCGTGATCGCGCAGGCCGGAATCGGCGCGACGTTTTTGTGAGCGGATGAAATGTTGGAACTTCATCGGGTCCCGGATGAAGAACACCGGCGTGTTATTGCCCACCATATCGTAGTTGCCTTGGCGGGTGTAGAACTTCAGCGCGAAGCCGCGCGGGTC of Candidatus Tenderia electrophaga contains these proteins:
- a CDS encoding catalase, giving the protein MKKDDRTPTTNDAGIPVPSDEYSLTVGPDGPLLLQDHYLIEQMANFNRERIPERQPHAKGSGAFGHFEVTQDVSEYTKAAVFQPGTKTDTLIRFSTVAGERGSPDTWRDPRGFALKFYTRQGNYDMVGNNTPVFFIRDPMKFQHFIRSQKRRADSGLRDHDMQWDFWTLSPESAHQVTWLMGDRGIPKSYRHMNGYSSHTYMWVNAKGQRFWVKYHFKTDQGIDFLTQADADRIAGEDSDYHRRDLFDAIQRGDHPSWTLKVQIMPFDDAKDYRFNPFDLTKVWPHSDYPTMEVGRLTLTRNPTDFHTEIEQAAFEPNNLVPGIGVSPDKMLLARVFSYADAHRARLGVNYKQIPVNSPQVPVHSYSKDGAMRVQNVSDPVYAPNSKGGPQADPERYPYVEKWEASGEFMHAAYTPHEDDDDFVQPGTLVREVMDAAARDRLVSNVVGHLKDGVTQAVLERAFEYWRKVDRDVGDRIAKAFKDK
- a CDS encoding adenylosuccinate synthetase (catalyzes the formation of N6-(1,2,-dicarboxyethyl)-AMP from L-aspartate, inosine monophosphate and GTP in AMP biosynthesis), giving the protein MSSGKNIVVIGTQWGDEGKGKIVDLLTDKVAAVVRFQGGHNAGHTLVINGEKTVLHLIPSGILRQNVQCLIGNGVVLSPEALLTEIEGLEAKGVPARERLKISPSCPLILSYHVALDQAREKARGKLAIGTTGRGIGPAYEDKVARRGLRVDDLFHRERFAAKLGEVLDYHNFVLQNYYKTDPVDFQQVLEQSMSWAEELEPMAADVTGMLHAYHDRGEDVLYEGAQGALLDIDHGTYPFVTSSNTTAGGAATGSGMGPRELDYVIGITKAYTTRVGAGPFPTELFDEMGEHLASRGHEFGSTTGRARRCGWFDAVALRRSNQINSVTGLCITKLDVLDGLDTIRICVGYNCNGQEYNSASLAAEVLQECQPVYEDMPGWKESTVGVKRYEELPESARAYLKRIEEIVGVPIDIISTGPDREETIVLRNPFED
- the hisZ gene encoding ATP phosphoribosyltransferase regulatory subunit (May allow the feedback regulation of ATP phosphoribosyltransferase activity by histidine); translation: MTPKNDRWLLPEGIVELLPAQAQQLEQLRRRLLDTFNGWGYELVMPPLIEYLESLQVGTGNDLDLQTFKLTDQLTGRLMGVRADMTPQVARIDAHVLKRDLPTRLCYIGPVLHTRPSGFARARAPLQVGAELYGHAGIESDVEILRLMVETLKQAGVDNIHIDLGHVGIYRELVKEAGLSAEQEVTLFEALQRKAKPEIDACLAQWSVKQPLRRQLAGLVDLNGDRSVLERAREVFGNAGAGVQAALENLTRIAETAARHIGDLPLYFDLAELRGYRYQTGVVFAAFVPGHGQEIARGGRYDDIGKAFGRARPATGFSSDLKTLVALSQNHPPTPAGIFAPAVEDAALDAKIAQLRAQGERVVAMLPGQTGEAADFGCDRRLAQGDTGWDVMSV